Proteins found in one Fusarium keratoplasticum isolate Fu6.1 chromosome 12, whole genome shotgun sequence genomic segment:
- a CDS encoding PLD phosphodiesterase domain-containing protein — protein MISKRVFDLCQVHETVSSALAKDPSQAPGDIVKRLYGQEDAGQRTDASDTNKPAASVNPLELALKCGRWGPTEPSTLFLQAFADALSCLDSNPMAGVVSPPLMGSHGIVPLTIVAPLQDIVRHCSNLIVRAEKEVFFITCSWSPSVAQRLIKNALIELSKRAERRGQRVMVKIMYDKPSFGNIFSPHQRVKPKTFTSHSIQLPSPEEVPFLDMEVISLHRLVLGTLHAKFCIVDRKIAAVMSNNIEDNDNMEMMTHLEGPVVESIYDTALITWNNPLVAKPPSPDSPVTEGGSSASTQDLRRLGILDHEQRHNGSQIMSQDGTCPELPENTPESPHYGDDIAGEIARMQSFYSNKTDETRLQATNRLLNLAVKNPIQPTGPDIQDGDEMTPYIETFTTEPVPIALVCRPPYGPINSKSLHVPQNEAWLSLIRNARREIFIQTPDLNAGPLITALADALKRGVEVTYYVCWGYNDTGEMVPGQGGTNEQAARALINGLPPTGPEREILHIYHYVGKDQDHPIHNSFKSRSCHVKLLIADGVVGIQGSGNQDTQSWFHSQEVNIMVDSYAICQKWRKAIDQNQNTRVFGRVII, from the coding sequence ATGATTTCCAAACGCGTTTTCGACCTTTGTCAAGTCCATGAGACCGTAAGCTCTGCTCTGGCGAAAGACCCGTCTCAAGCTCCAGGAGATATCGTCAAACGGCTATATGGCCAGGAGGATGCTGGACAACGTACCGATGCTTCTGATACGAATAAGCCAGCGGCATCAGTCAATCCACTGGAACTAGCTCTCAAATGTGGGCGATGGGGCCCAACAGAGCCGAGCACCCTCTTTCTGCAAGCCTTTGCTGATGCACTGAGCTGCCTCGACAGTAATCCCATGGCAGGGGTAGTCTCGCCTCCGTTGATGGGATCGCATGGTATAGTGCCTCTCACGATTGTCGCACCTCTACAAGACATCGTTCGCCACTGCTCCAATCTCATTGTCCGCGCAGAGAAAGAGGTTTTCTTCATTACATGCTCTTGGTCGCCATCGGTGGCACAGAGACTCATCAAAAATGCTCTGATTGAGCTTTCAAAGCGCGCGGAAAGGCGAGGACAACGAGTCATGGTGAAGATCATGTATGACAAGCCTTCCTTTGGGAACATCTTCAGCCCTCATCAGCGGGTGAAACCGAAGACCTTTACATCCCACTCTATTCAGCTTCCGTCGCCTGAAGAGGTGCCGTTTCTTGACATGGAGGTTATTAGCCTACACAGATTGGTACTGGGGACCCTACACGCCAAATTCTGCATCGTTGATCGCAAGATCGCGGCCGTCATGAGCAACAACATCGAGGACAATGACAACATGGAAATGATGACACACCTCGAAGGGCCTGTGGTTGAGAGCATCTACGACACTGCATTGATCACTTGGAACAATCCACTGGTCGCAAAACCACCATCACCCGACAGCCCGGTGACCGAGGGCGGTTCGTCAGCTTCCACACAAGACCTCCGGCGTCTCGGGATACTCGATCACGAACAGAGGCATAATGGGAGCCAGATCATGTCACAAGATGGAACCTGCCCAGAACTACCAGAAAATACTCCTGAGAGTCCCCATTACGGTGATGATATTGCTGGAGAGATTGCAAGAATGCAGTCATTTTACTCCAATAAAACAGACGAGACCCGGCTACAAGCGACAAACCGACTGCTCAACCTAGCAGTTAAGAATCCTATTCAACCAACAGGCCCCGACATCCAGGATGGGGACGAAATGACACCATACATCGAGACATTCACTACAGAGCCCGTTCCAATAGCCCTTGTGTGTCGACCTCCCTATGGCCCTATAAACTCGAAGAGTTTGCATGTCCCTCAGAACGAGGCTTGGCTTTCTCTAATTCGGAATGCCAGGAGGGAGATCTTCATCCAGACGCCAGATCTTAATGCTGGACCGCTGATCACAGCTTTGGCTGATGCTCTGAAGCGTGGCGTTGAGGTTACGTACTACGTTTGCTGGGGATATAATGACACAGGAGAGATGGTTCCCGGTCAAGGCGGAACTAACGAGCAAGCGGCGCGAGCTCTTATCAATGGCCTTCCACCGACCGGACCTGAACGTGAAATTTTACACATTTACCACTATGTCGGGAAGGATCAAGACCATCCAATCCATAACTCGTTTAAATCCCGATCTTGTCATGTCAAACTACTGATCGCGGATGGAGTGGTTGGCATTCAAGGCAGTGGGAATCAAGATACACAATCATGGTTTCATAGCCAGGAGGTTAACATCATGGTAGATAGCTATGCGATCTGTCAGAAGTGGAGAAAGGCTATTGACCAAAACCAGAATACGAGGGTATTTGGTCgggttattatataa